The genomic region TCCGCCGCGTCGTCGCGCCCGACGTACCCGCCCTTGCCCAGCGCGGCCAGCGCCGCGGTCGTCGCCTGGATCCGCAGCTCCTCGTCCGAGCGACCGTGCACGAGCTGCAGCAGCTGCACCGCGAACTCGACATCGCGCAGCCCGCCGCGGCCGAGCTTCAGCTCCCGTTCGGCCAAGCCGGTCGGCACGTGGTCCTCGACCCGGCGCCGCATCGCCTGCACGTCCTCGACGAAGTTCTCCCGCTCGGCCGCCGTCCACACGTACGGGCGCACCACGTCGAGGTAGGACTGGCCGAGCTCGGCGTCACCCGCGACCGGCCTGGCCTTGAGCAACGCCTGGAACTCCCAGGTCCGCGCCCACTTCTTGTAGTAGGACGCGTGCCCGTCGAGCGTGCGGACCAGCGCGCCCGCCTTGCCCTCGGGCCGCAGCGCCGCGTCCACCTCGAAGCACGACTGGCCGGCGATCTGCATCATCGAGCTGGCCAGCCGGGTCGCCACACCCAGGTCGCCCTCGGCCACGAACACGACGTCGACGTCGCTCACGTAGTTCAGCTCGTTCGCGCCGCACTTGCCCATCGCGATCACCGCGAGCCGGCACTTCTCGGTACCACTGACCTTCTCCGCGGCCAGCTCCAACGACCGCCGCAACGCCGACACCGCGAGGTCGGACAGCTGCTCGGCAACCGTGTCGTACGGAACGTACGGCAGCTCGGGTTCGACCACGTGCGCCAGGTCGTTGGCCGCGATGAGCAGCAGTTTCGCCCGGTACTCGATGCGCAGGACACCCTCGCCCGGCAACGTCACGTCGACCTCGTCGGTGAGCGACCGCCAGCGTTCGGGGTTCGCGACGAGGAAGTCCGACAACGCCGTGGACGAGCCGAGCACCGCGAGCAGCCGGCCGCGCACCACGACGTCGGAGTGCAGGTCGGCGGAGAGCGCGTCCCAGTCGGCAACGGCTTGGAGCCGCTCCAAGCCGCGCAGCGCGAGGTCCGGATCAGGGCAGCGGGCGAGCGCGGCGAGCACCGGTTCGGCGCCGTCGGCGGGACGGCGGTCAGCCCACAGCCCGAGGCCGCGCAGCACTTCCTCGCTGCGCGGTTCGGTGAGCCCGAATCTGGCTGGTGACGCGGCGCGGACTGGTTCGCTCATCACGAACCAACCTAGTCGTCGTGGTGCTAGAACACGATCAGGGAGAGGCCGTAGAGCACGACCGCGACACAGCCGGCGAAGCTCGCGTACGCGCCGGCCTTCTTGTCACCCGACAACGCCCGGATCCCGACGACGAACAACGTCACCACGAGCACCGTGACGATCAGCGTGGCCCCGAAGACCTGCACCAACGCCATCCAGTTGACCGTCATGCCGCCACCTTGTGCAGCTCGGCCTGCGCGGCCACCTCGTCCACGATGTGCTCCGGCTTGACCGGCTCACGACGGGACAGGATCCAGATGCCGAGCGACACGGCGCTGCCGATCACCGCGACGCCGATGACACCGGCGGTGCCGCTGGAGGCCCACTTGCCGGCGATGGCGCCGACGATGCCCGCGGCGGGCAGCGTGAGCAGCCAGCCCGCGGCCATCTTGCCCATGGTGCCCCACTTGACGCCGTGCCGGTCACGGCCGAGGCCGGAGCCCATGATGCCGCCGGACGCGACGTGCGTGGTGGACAGCGCGAACCCGAGGTGGGAGGACGCGAGGATCGCCGTGGCGGTCGAGGTCTGCGCCGCGAAGCCCTGCGCGGGCTCGATGGTGGTGAGGCCGCGGCCCAGGGTGTGCGTGATGCGCCAGCCGCCGAGGTAGGTGCCGAGCGCGATCGCGACACCGGCGCTGACGATCACCCAGGTGGGCGGGCCGGAACCGGGCGCGAGCGAACCGGAGGTGATCAGCGCGAGCGTGATGATGCCCATCGTCTTCTGCGCGTCGTTGGTGCCGTGCGCGAGGGAGACGAGCGAGGCGGACGCGACCTGGCCGACCTTGAAGCCGGTGTGCGAGACGCGCGAGTCGGCCGCCTTCTTGAGCCGGTAGACGACGATCGTGGCGATGGCCGCGACCAGACCGGCGACCAGCGGCGCGACGATCGCGGGCACCAGCACCTTGTCGACGACCTTCGCGAAGTGGATGGCGTCCACACCGGAGGCGACCCACGCGGCACCGATCAAGCCGCCGAACAACGCGTGCGACGAGCTCGACGGCAGACCCACGTACCAGGTGACGAGGTTCCACATGATCGCGCCGACCAGTCCGCCGAAGATGATGGCCGGCGTGATCTGGGCGTCGTCGACGATCCCGCCGGAGATGGTCTTGGCCACCTCGACGGACAGAAATGCGCCGACGAGGTTCAGAACCGCCGACAACGCGACCGCCGTGCGGGGCTTGAGAGCACCGGTGGCGATGGAGGTGGCCATGGCGTTGGCCGTGTCGTGGAACCCGTTGGTGAAGTCGAAGATGAGAGCAGTGACAACAACGATGATCACTACAAGTGCGGGATCCACACTGATCCTCCGGCTGGATCGAACAAGCTGTCCAGGAGGTTACGGTACCGCCAACGGAGGATGTCTTAAAACCTACGAAAGTAACGTCACACCAACGGAAGTTGTGTGCCCAAACGCCCCACTGGCGACAGTTCTCCTCGTACGAGCTGGGCGAATCGGGCGACGAACGGCCGCCAGACCTCTTCGATGTCGCGGTGCGCCTCTTCCAGGAAGTCCCGGTCGAAGTGCTGCGGCCGGGCGCACGCCGCCGCTTCCGGATCCTTGTCGGCCCAGTGCAAGACGATTTCCGGAGTGGTCTCGATGTGGAACTGCAGGCCGTAAGCACTCGTTCCGACCCGAAAGGCCTGATTCGGGTATTTCGGGGAAGCGGCGAGCAGTTCCGCACCCGGCGGCAACAGGTGGACTTCGTCACTGTGGAACTGCACGACATCAGGCGTGAACGGGAGATCCGCGAACAACGGGTCGTTTCCGGCGACATCCCGTTTCGCCACGAGCAGGATCCCGACCTCCGGCCCCTGCGGCCCCTTCCGCACCTGCCCGCCGGTCGCCGCCGCGAGCAGCTGCGCACCGAGGCAGATCGCCAGCGTCGGCAGCCCCTTCGAGACCGCGCTCGACAGCAGTTTGCGCACGTCGGCGAGCCACGGGTGGTCGAGGTCGTCCAACGCCCCCATCTCGCCGCCGAGGCAGATCACGCCGTCGTACCCGTCGAGCGTGGCAGGCGCCGGCGCCTCCCGCAGCATGACGAGGTCGAGCTCGACGCCCTCCGCCGCCAGCCAGGTACCGAGCTTGGCCAGCGGGTCGGACTTCGAGGGCTGCAGCACGAGCAAACGCGGAGAAGTCACATCCGAGAGCGTAGGTGGGGCGCGCTCAGCAATGACACGCGACCTGCGAAACAGTCCCAGCGGAACCACTCGCCGTGACCAGCCCGGATCCCTCGACCGGATAGCCGGCCCGCTCCCACGCCGTGATGCCGCCAGCCAGCCGCTTCACCCGGTAACCGCGCTGAGCCAACGCGAGCGCGCCCTTCGTGGCGGCGTTGCACTGGAAGCTCTCGCAGTAGCAGACGTAGACCAGACCGGGATCGAGATCCACCCGTTCGGGCAGGTCGCGGTAGGACAGGTTGATCGCACCGGGGATGCGCTTGGCCGCGAACGCCTCGGGGCTGCGCGTCTCGACGAGCACGTACCCCTGGGTGTCACCGGCGAGCATGTCGCGGTACACGTCGTCCGGGTCGGCCTCGAACGCGAGCTCGGCGGCGAAGAAGCTGGCTGCGGTCTGCGGGTCGGCGGCGGGGAAGCGCAGTGTGTTGGTCATGCCGTTGATCCTGCTGGCCCACTCTGCCGTGGGACATGCGGAAGTCCAGGCGTTCCGGTGCTTCTGCCTATGATTTCCAGGTGGAGATCGACGCCCTGGACTGGAAGATCCTCGAGCTGCTGCAGCAGGACGGCCGCATGTCGTTCACCGCGCTGGCCCGCGAGGTGTCCCTGTCCGCACCGGCCGTGACCGAACGCGTGCGCCGGCTGGAGTCGCTCGGCGTGATCACCGGCTACACCGCGGTCGTGTCCCCGCCCCGCCTCGGCCTGCCGATCGAGTCGATCGTCCGGGTCCGGGTGCGCTCGCTCGACACACCACGGTTCCGCTCGCACGTGCTCGCGCTGCCGCAGGTCCGCGACGCCGACCACGTGACCGGCGACGACTGCTGGCTGCTGCGCGTGGTGTGCCGGTCGATGGTGGAGCTCGAGGAGCTCGTCGAGGTCATGCAGCGGTACGGCGACACGACGACATCGCTGGTGTTCTCGTCGCACGTGCGGAACCGGCCGGTGGAGTCGGCGCTGTTCGGCCAGTAGGGCCTGTGTCGAAGTCCGGTTCGACGGGAGTCGGGCCTGAGGTGGTTCCTGGCGATGCGGACGAACAGCCCGCATACCGGTCCGTGGGCTGTTCGCCCGTGCCCTGGGGCCGCCTCAGGCCCGGCTGCCGCGAACACGGATCTCGACACAGGCCTCATTCCCAGCGGTACTCCGACCAGTCGGAGACGTACCGGAAGCCGATGCCCTGGTAGACGGAGTTCGCGGTGGGGTCGTTGAGATCGGCGGTGAGCACGACGTGGGCGGCGCCCTCGCGGTGGGCCCACTGGCTGACCGCGGCGGTGGCGGCGGCCGCGTAGCCATGCCTGCGGTGGTCCGGCGGGGTGTAGACCGGGCCGACCCGCGAGACGCCGCCGACGGGGGTGGTGCTCGCGGCCCACGACACCGGGACGCCGTCGACCAGCCACAGCACGTGCCCGGCGGACATCCAGCGGCTGTCGGCGGCGCGGCGTTCCGCATGGTCGCGGTCCACGCCGTCGAGCTCGGCGACGAACTCGACCCACCAGCGCGTGACCAGGTCGTCGTCGGCCGGGGTGGCGAGGCGGGACTCGCCGGGGACGTCCGGGACGACGAGCTCGCCCAGCCGGTAGAGCCGCAGCACGTAGGTCTCGCGGCCGCCGTCGCGCCATGACGCGCGGAAGGCGTCGACCCGGTCCTTGGGACCGGTGACCTCGGTGAGGTCCGGGGTGTCGGACTGCCGGCGCAGGGCCTCCGCCACGACCGGGGCCGCGGCCGGTGGCATGGCGGCGACGTGGAGCGGGCGACCGTCCACTCTGGTCACCGCGCCGACCACGGTTCCGTCGTTGTCGTGCAACGAGATCAGCGTGGCGGCGGCGCGGACACCGCGCTGGACCGCGTCGATCGCGGTGAGATGCACGCTGTGGTTGACGGGATCCGCGTCGAGGAACTCGCCGGCGACGGCCACGAAGTCACGGATGTCGTTGTGCGGTAACGCTTTCACCAGAACTCCCCCAAGTCGTTGAGTGGTTCGTAGCCGATCCGCTGATCGAGTTCGGGATCGGGTTGGTCAGGTCCGCGAAGAGGAGGACCTTGGTGGTGCCCCTGTCCAGGGTCCATTGGCTGGCCGTCTCGCTGACTGCGGCGCCGTAGCCGTGCCTGCGGTGGTTCGGTGGTGTGTGGACGGGTCCGGTGCGGGACATGCCGGTGTGCGGGACGCTCGCGACCGCCCAGGCGACCGGGGTGCGGTCGACCTCCCGCCCAGGAAGTGGCCATTGCCGAGCCGTGGCTCACTGCGCACAACCTCGGTCGTCTGCAGCGAGCCGCGCACGGCCTCGGTTGTCTTCTCGGCCGGTGCCTCGGGGGCGGCTTCCGCGGTGAACGCGTGGCGCCAGGCGCCGAGGAGCTCGAGTTTCTACGTCGTGCTCGGTGGCGGGGCGGGCGGAACCGGCGACGGCCGGCGGGGCCAGGGTGCCGAGTCGGGAGAGCCTGGTGCTCAGGGACTCGACGTAGTCGTGGCCGGGTGCTGTGGCGAGCGCCTCGGACCTGTCTCTCGGGCCGGTGACGCCGGGTGCGTCCGGGGTGGTCTCGGCAGCGGTTCGCGCCGTCAGGTCCACCGCGGTGACCGGGAGGTCGGCTGGCTGGAGTGGCCTGGGTGGTGGCGTGCAGGCCGGCGGTTCGATCACCTCACCATTCTTGAGGAAGGAGGCGGGTTCGGGAGGTGCTCGGGCGGTTTCTTCGTGATCATGGGTGCCCCTCTCGCGATTCCATATTTGGCGGCGAAGATGACCATGAGGTTGGGACGGGTTGAGGTCGTGCAATGAGGAGACGGCCGGCTGCGGGGATCGGGACAGGGTTCACCTGATCGGGCGAGGCCGGGTGGTGGAGACAGCAGAAGACCCCTGAGGGGAGCACTGGTGTGCTCGACCCTCAGGGGTCTTCTGTACGTAAGTTCGGCGGCGACCTACTCTCCCACACCGTAACCAGTGCAGTACCATCGGCGCAGAAGGGCTTAACTACCGGGTTCGGAATGGGACCGGGTGTTTCCCCAACGCTATAACCACCGAAACACTATGAAATTACAACCAGCAACCCCGCGGGGTCGCGATCGGTTCTGGTTGTTCTTCCAGAACCGCACAGTGGATGCGTAGCGTCTTTGTAACAAGTCCTCGGCCTATTAGTACCAGTCAGCTCCAACCGTTACCGGTCTTCCACCTCTGGCCTATCAACCCAGTGGTCTAGCTGGGGGCCTTAACCCACGAAGGGTGGGATACCTCATCTTGGAACGAGCTTCCCGCTTAGATGCCTTCAGCGGTTATCCCTTCCGAACGTAGCCAACCAGCAATGCTCTTGGCAGAACAACTGGCACACCAGCGGTCCGTCCGTCCCGGTCCTCTCGTACTAGGGACAGCCTTCCTCAAGTATCCTACGCGCGCGGCGGATAGGGACCGAACTGTCTCACGACGTTCTAAACCCAGCTCGCGTACCGCTTTAATGGGCGAACAGCCCAACCCTTGGGACCTACTCCAGCCCCAGGATGCGACGAGCCGACATCGAGGTGCCAAACCATGCCGTCGATATGGACTCTTGGGCAAGATCAGCCTGTTATCCCCGGGGTACCTTTTATCCGTTGAGCGACCACGCTTCCACAAGCCATGGCCGGATCACTAGTTCCGACTTTCGTCCCTGCTCGACCCGTCAGTCTCACAGTCAAGCTCCCTTGTGCACTTGCACTCGACACCTGATTGCCAACCAGGCTGAGGGAACCTTTGAGCGCCTCCGTTACTCTTTGGGAGGCAACCGCCCCAGTTAAACTACCCACCAGGCACTGTCCCTGATCCGGATCACGGACCGAGGTTAGACATCCAATACGACCAGAGTGGTATTTCAACGATGACTCCACAACCACTGGCGTGGCCGCTTCACAGTCTCCCACCTATCCTACACAAGCCGAATCGAACACCAATACCAAGCTATAGTAAAGGTCCCGGGGTCTTTCCGTCCTGCCGCGCGTAACGAGCATCTTTACTCGTAATGCAATTTCGCCGGGCCTGCGGTTGAGACAGTCGAGAAGTCGTTACGCCATTCGTGCAGGTCGGAACTTACCCGACAAGGAATTTCGCTACCTTAGGATGGTTATAGTTACCACCGCCGTTTACTGGCGCTTAAGTTCTCAGCTTCGCCCTTGCGGACTAACCGGTCCCCTTAACGTTCCAGCACCGGGCAGGCGTCAGTCCATATACATCGTCTTGCGACTTCGCATGGACCTGTGTTTTTAGTAAACAGTCGCTTCTCGCTGGTCTCTGCGGCCGTCTCGCCCTAGCCCGCAAGAGGCTTCAAGCGCTACGGCCCCCCTTCTCCCGAAGTTACGGGGGCATTTTGCCGAGTTCCTTAACCACAGTTCGCCCGATCGCCTCGGTATTCTCTACCTGACCACCTGTGTCGGTTTGGGGTACGGGCCGCGTGAAAGCTCGCTAGAGGCTTTTCTCGGCAGCATGGGATCACTCTACTTCGCCTCAATCGGCTACGCATCACGTCTCAGGATATGTGAAGCACGGATTTGCCTATGCTTCTCCCTACACGCTTGCACCAGTACTACCACTCACTGGCGGAGCTACCCTCCTGCGTCACCCCATCGCTTGACTACTACAAGTTCAGGTCCCGCGCTCCACTTACCCCTAGATCCCGAAGGATCATCGGAGGGCTTCGGGCGGTTAGTATCACAAGGTTCATCATGGGCGCGTTCACACGGGTACGGGAATATCAACCCGTTGTCCATCGACTACGCCTGTCGGCCTCGCCTTAGG from Lentzea guizhouensis harbors:
- a CDS encoding inorganic phosphate transporter, with product MDPALVVIIVVVTALIFDFTNGFHDTANAMATSIATGALKPRTAVALSAVLNLVGAFLSVEVAKTISGGIVDDAQITPAIIFGGLVGAIMWNLVTWYVGLPSSSSHALFGGLIGAAWVASGVDAIHFAKVVDKVLVPAIVAPLVAGLVAAIATIVVYRLKKAADSRVSHTGFKVGQVASASLVSLAHGTNDAQKTMGIITLALITSGSLAPGSGPPTWVIVSAGVAIALGTYLGGWRITHTLGRGLTTIEPAQGFAAQTSTATAILASSHLGFALSTTHVASGGIMGSGLGRDRHGVKWGTMGKMAAGWLLTLPAAGIVGAIAGKWASSGTAGVIGVAVIGSAVSLGIWILSRREPVKPEHIVDEVAAQAELHKVAA
- a CDS encoding Lrp/AsnC family transcriptional regulator, which gives rise to MEIDALDWKILELLQQDGRMSFTALAREVSLSAPAVTERVRRLESLGVITGYTAVVSPPRLGLPIESIVRVRVRSLDTPRFRSHVLALPQVRDADHVTGDDCWLLRVVCRSMVELEELVEVMQRYGDTTTSLVFSSHVRNRPVESALFGQ
- a CDS encoding rhodanese-like domain-containing protein, with product MTNTLRFPAADPQTAASFFAAELAFEADPDDVYRDMLAGDTQGYVLVETRSPEAFAAKRIPGAINLSYRDLPERVDLDPGLVYVCYCESFQCNAATKGALALAQRGYRVKRLAGGITAWERAGYPVEGSGLVTASGSAGTVSQVACHC
- a CDS encoding type 1 glutamine amidotransferase — encoded protein: MTSPRLLVLQPSKSDPLAKLGTWLAAEGVELDLVMLREAPAPATLDGYDGVICLGGEMGALDDLDHPWLADVRKLLSSAVSKGLPTLAICLGAQLLAAATGGQVRKGPQGPEVGILLVAKRDVAGNDPLFADLPFTPDVVQFHSDEVHLLPPGAELLAASPKYPNQAFRVGTSAYGLQFHIETTPEIVLHWADKDPEAAACARPQHFDRDFLEEAHRDIEEVWRPFVARFAQLVRGELSPVGRLGTQLPLV
- a CDS encoding GNAT family N-acetyltransferase, encoding MKALPHNDIRDFVAVAGEFLDADPVNHSVHLTAIDAVQRGVRAAATLISLHDNDGTVVGAVTRVDGRPLHVAAMPPAAAPVVAEALRRQSDTPDLTEVTGPKDRVDAFRASWRDGGRETYVLRLYRLGELVVPDVPGESRLATPADDDLVTRWWVEFVAELDGVDRDHAERRAADSRWMSAGHVLWLVDGVPVSWAASTTPVGGVSRVGPVYTPPDHRRHGYAAAATAAVSQWAHREGAAHVVLTADLNDPTANSVYQGIGFRYVSDWSEYRWE